tgaaaaatttaaactcagaatgaaagactacattattaccgagggctgaaagtccctgaaaacttctataatgtttattttaataagttacagggctgaaaataaaagagaagtgtgatatttaatttcaaatatttcattcaatagaatctgcttgtttattataaggggctttccgccctcggtaataatgtaatcttacaacctgcgtttaaatttttctaaaataggtacttggttttctcaggattcgaaaaaaatcatattacgattcaaatgacagtaaactctcgtgacgtaatctcacccttaatgttcattggttagtcgatttaggcaaccgtagtaatgtctaagaaccgtgactCATGCTCAGATCTCAAGCTCAAAACATGCTCGAAACTCATTGACAAAAATTTCGATCACTAAGTATAATGTGTTGCCTACATTTGGGGCTTGATaagattataaaattaaaatgttatcAAACAAATTTTTAGGTTAGAtttgttaaacaaaaaatcttaaatcttttattattgttttattactgTTTGTGGtttttgtgtttgtattgtgtaAATTTTGGGCTAAATATGTAAgtatcattttttattattaaaattaactatACATAGgatattaaagtatatattaaCTTTTATGCAGGTATAGATGAATGGTGAATTATTTTGAAACTAATTTATTGTATTTCTGTTTACTGTACATTGAATTTCTGTTGCTTCTTCCCTAAAATGGTATTTCACAGATGAAATCTTGGCTAAGTTTTATCGTTTCAGGGCTGAAAGGAATGTATGCTGTCCATTTAACCCACTACACATCATGCCCCAGAGTACATTACAAAGACACATCATCAAATGTATGGTGAACTATCCGGACTTTGTGACTTGTCCCTATAACGCCCTGCATCGGTTTGCAAACAAGACGTTGTTGGGAGAACACATGACAGTCTGCGATTCGAGAGATAAGAAGTATGTGTTTCAAGATTTCAACGATAATTGTCCTGCCAGCAATCATCAAACCGACATTCATACACCTGCTAATGCCAGAGCGTTTAACTTAGAATTTGAGGATTGGGATGCTCAATATTGATCTGTGATattgtttgtttaaaattaaatttgaagaCATGAGTGGAAGAAGGTATTATGTAGCAAATCGCAACATCTAATCTTATAAAATCCCAATGCGACAAGTCATGCAGTCTGTCCGGTACAGTTTCACTATGTAAACATTGAATAaacatcattttattttgttacatTATAGCTCCAGAATGACTCGATCGAATTATGtatgtttttaaaccaagaggagtaactTAAATTTCCCATGCCGaaaagcttgtttgtaattggtccagtccaacctcaggcaagtttactccactgttatctaattttgacactaatgacatttataaaattttgacacaattAGCATTTCATAGATTAATTAAcctagaggtatatattaacataggggaagcctaccttccgcgcttcctgacgacaagatctcatggactggtttgctgcatctctttctaacacattgtatcgaaaatctatgatgacattttgtgtgaatataggcacggaagaggaggacaactgtagcagctttattatgcgtaagagtgaaacagcactaatccaaataaaaaagatggtgtcgtcacttcgctctgaatgacactctctctactctatgctaatatataactctatgttGTATCTTCTGCGATATTCCTTAtatttttagtctgtttttatataaaaatcagttgtttttagaactctttagcaatgtattagtataatataaggtttgttccaacacaatgAAAACCGTCATGAAACGATCATGAAACTGCGTTCCAtgggttattttgtttactgctCAGTTTCGTGATCGCTTCATGAAGgtttttcgttgtgttggaacaaacctataatatAGGGATAAAatgggataatacccgaaggttggctgtataccatctagttaaatacaattaacatgaagtaaaactccctagtgtagttggtatatttaataaaaattctaaaaaatttttaaaaatccaaacggattacgttcaaaacgtttttggacttatcagtccatcatcagtgaactctctgtccttgctaaatagccacaatgccaaacactggtcaagatgtatgttcttgTATGTCAagatcttgaccagtgtttggcattgtggctatttagcaaggacagagagttcactgatgatggactgataagtccgaaaacgttttgaacgtaatccgtttggatttttaaaaatttttattaagtataccaactacactagggagttttacttcatgttaattttatataatatagggcttttcatcgattgtcatttgtttcgaacccctgtcaaatgtcgtataatcagtgtataatattaatatacacggattaacaacatatgacagaagcttgaaacaaatgactgtgaatgaaaagccctatttatggattaccgtcaaagCCTGATATGATTAACcaaaaaaaagatgtatttggtgatatttctagtgactttcttggatgtgaatctgtctttttagtttactcctcttggtttaaaaacaagaTTAGCTTATTtcgattttaaaacatttgtagGAATCCAAGGAGGGTTTAAAACGTGAGAAAAGTGATGAAATTGTAAATTTCTGTCACTAAAACTGTGGCTAACTTCGGGTCTATTTACTTTTTCTGTGAAATCCATCTATTTccataattctctttatttttaataagcAATTTTACGGAAACTCACCACAAAACCAATACTGTCACTTTTGTCATCTTTGTTAGGTTATATTTCACATGACTGAAGTGGAAGAAAATGTTAACTGCTTTTAACGCCTTCTTCTACCGAGTTTCTGTAAATGATATTTACAGTTATCATCTTCATGCACTAGTGATGTAAGGAATGTcatttttttgaacattcgctAATACGAATGCAAATATCTGCTACGACATTTGAGAATACggatgcgaatattcagtttttttaaatttgattctatttttgtaatacatattttctaaatttataatgacaTCTAGTGTAAATAAATCTGATTCTTAAGGAATCTTAAGGCttaataaaaaagaccaaataataaaataaagtaaaggctgataatgtgattatacgaAGTTAAGTTACCtttccttaataaaaaaagatgagaagtgaagatattttgattttattaacctaatattatcttcaaattacttttttttctgatattcatTTCAATATTCAAAAAGATGCGAATATTCGCAAAtgcgaatattcgttacatcactatcaTGCACCAGGAAATCTGAAACTACTAGTAACTAGGGCCAAATAtttatatatatgaaaaaaaaacagctTAAAAAGTACTATTAAGCAACCCGAAGAGGACAAAAATGTTATGTAAAACCTTCTTCCACTTGTGTCTTCAATTAAGATTTAGAAAATTTTTATGTTGATACATTTTATACCAttggaaaaaaattgtaataaaattacttgtttgtatatttttagaaatttattatttaacaatGATGGTTTAGCAGCACACAACCACTgaaacaatttaatatttttgactttttgatgaCAGACTAATAAGCAGAAACGCTGATGTTTCGTCACCAACTAAATGTTTAATTaagattaaaattattaaattaattataagATTAAAATATATGTAGGTAATGTTTTGTATGGCTTTTTTATTCTTCACCTATTCACAACCTGATACCTACACTCAGAATTGTTGCGATATTTTATATATGAATCAATTTACATTGTTCTACAACAGTATTTAGTAGCCAGTCACTATCTATCTCTATctcacaatattttattttaccaaACTTACTTCATCATTCTACGATGATACAGTCATTATCACTGGAAGTGAGAAAGACCTGCAGACACTACTAAACACATTTTGTGATATTGGGGAAcagtttggtttaacaataaacataaataaaagaaaaaccaTGGTTATCAGGAAGAGGGGTTAAGTCTTAACAAGAATCCAgataaaaatgaagatattgaacaagtggACCAAATGAAATACTTAGGAGTGTGGATTATGGAAGATCTAAATCAGAAATtctcaagaatagagcaattaaGACAGCCTTTTTAAAGATAAGGAAATTTTTAAGTAACTAAAGACTCAATCTGTAAATCCGATATCgaatggtaaaatgttatatccactctattttTCTTTATGGTGCCGAAGATTGGACTGTTAACGTTGacttaatagggcttttcattcatagtcatttgtttcgagctgctgtcatgtgtcacataatattaatatatctacatcgTATGTTATTGGTAAttccaatgatacaaaccaaagacgtatgacgtagatatattatgtgacacatgacagaggctcgaaacaaatgacaatcgatgaaaagccctatcagaaagctggaagctttcgagacgtggctttttaggagaattttgaaaataccatggactgACCATATTACGAACGAGATGCTTTTTAAAAAAACCtgaagatagagacgaatttgcaatggttatagccaaccttcattagtggggtcagcactagaagaagaagaatagggTTATTAGGTTTAAAAATAATTGctgttgtttttttttgcatttagGGTAGCAGTCACCCAACTCTGCATCTATCAGCGATTGGCACTGTTTTTTTTATCTGCTGAACCTATAATTTGTCAAGTCATCGTCTGGGTGTCATGAAATACacaaaaaatatctcaaaaaatgtaTATTACAAAGGTTTGAAGTATAAAAACTTACAAAAAGCTCTATCTAAATATTTTTcatgaaatgaaaaaaaattcattacaaatatataaaacatacaaaaattcatattaacattttgagtaacacgttgacggacagaacgtctgtTGACGTCTAGTTTCAATTgttgtaatgtgacacaacgtctatagacgacatttttaaatTAACAAGTTGTGACAAAAAATCGGTGCCAAAAAAgtcacattacatctacagatgcatattaAATGTGACATGATGTCAATGGTCGTCGTctacatgtttacaaaaaatgttaaaaaactcaTTATTTCCATAAACTTTAAGCGTTAAAAGAAATTTAGCgatttccctattctacttttcAAAACACAtttagtgtcacaacacttgcttatacatttttAACGCACTGTCAGTCAATGTGTTAATGTTCAAACACAAAGTTGACAATTGGGTAAACTATCATCTTTTGAACTATCCAAACATCATTTAGAACAAAACATGTTCAATAAGAGATCAAATTGGTCCAAACTTccatacagggtgtctgcgtaacttgggaccatatgggaaacttttttaatatcaattttacgaaaaagtcattctttataaagtgctttgcatagtctaaaacctaagaggGTCTAGTACTATTCGGCGCCGCCGGTTCGGCGCCGCCGATTCGGCTTCGGCCGGTTCGGCGCCGGCCGATTCGGCGTCGGCTGTTTTGGCGCCAGATTATACTTACGttacttttttagaaatttaagaggctcttgatttatatctataccacactaaaaaaatatattaaatgttatttttcAAACTTTATGGATTTCTTTATGGATTTAAGGtttaaaaaaacaacaaattttCAAGTTTATTGAGACTCtttattcaaaaaaatatatctatatacAATATGTACACGTTTTAAAAACTACTTAATTTTGCCGCATTTCAAAATTATAGGCGATACCCCTCAAAAAATCATTTAGGTTTCTATTTTCGTAGTCTAACACTAGACTTTCAATTCGTTGGTCTGTCTGAATATATTACTTTAACTTGCTTGGAGATTCGTTTCCAGCAATCAGCCGTTCAAGGAAAACATCCCGTCCTCTACACATTTGAGCCCTgactacattttttgttaaagaaaatttcagactatcatacattaacaactatttttttttctctctcacttTGCCAAAGTATCTGTCGCCGAATCAGCCGGCGCCGAATCAGCGGGCGCCGAATCAGcgggcgccgaatcggcgggcgccgaaaCGCCAACGCCGAATCGCCGGCGCCGAAACGGGCCATCCccaacctaagatgcaatcatcagatatcaaattttgtcaacagtatacgaggtatgtcaaaaaatatgaattactctctagagcaaactacctttatatttcaaaatatcaaaaaattttattatgaaaagttatttgtaattcaaaaccatattcaaatatgcaataacagccttctacttgaaaaaaaaaattctgatattttcctaaattaccgattccgaacatcatttttatttattagacatgtaataactcttttattaataattttaggaaaaaaagttattcttgataaaaatctgtgcatggtctaaacctcaagatgcaaccatcagttatccaagtttgttaatttgaaagaattctttctaaattcatattatttgacacacctcgtataaaattaacaaacttggataactgatggttgcatcttgaggtttaggaTGGTTGCatctaaaattattaataaaagagttattacatgtctaataaataaaaatgatgttcggaatcggtaatttagaaaaatttcagaaattttttttcaagtagaaggctgttattgcatatttgaatatggtttttaattacaaataacttttcataataaaattttttgatattttgaaatataaaggtagtttgctcttgagcggaattcatattttttgacatacctcgtatactgttgacaaaatttgatatctgatgattgcatcttaggttttagactatgcagagcactttataaacaataactttttttcgtaaaattgatattaaaaaagtttcccatatggtccCAAGTTAcacagacaccctgtataatcatcTTGTTCTTCTTCTGGTGCATATCCATTACCAAATGTTGTCCACGAGCAAATCTCTGAGAGAACTTTATATGTATCAGCAGAAGATTTTTCATCTTCGATGGATTGACAGTGGCAACGCCGTATATATAGGCCGGAACAGGGGTAAGAAATTTAAAGAGCAACCTTTGATTTGAACCCCCATTCTTTGAGATCATTCAAAAATGTACGGCATGTACACAATTTTTTTCCCTCCAAAAACCTTGTAAAATCCAAACAACTAACAAAACGTACGAAGATACAAGTGTATAAAATAATCATACGACCCGtagtgagtgtggaaaagaaggtgatctactacatattctcctcgaatgttcacatcaagcagtaaatataaacaaattttatgataatcttaatatattaaaaattccacttcccgtctacctggacaatttgatattttctgaagatattaatacattaaaaacaatttacgaacatatcaaaaactgtaaatataaattgtatcaataaaatttaccctgtattttatatttatatattttagggttaaatacagggtattttataccctgtataagtaattttgttaaaacaaagcatgcatgtttgttaaaacaaaacgaacatgtttgttttgttgttattttttaaaccctgtagatttaagtaattactgtatattataactgaaaaaagaaaagaacaagaaaaaaaaagcaaaaaaaaagagaaaaaaaaaatacaaaaataattacaaaaaaatatttacaatcaaaacagtgtattatttagataatcaTTGTAATAtattagtttgttatgtatttagagttagaaataattcctgattgaaaaaaaaaattgtttttaaaataacaaaatgtctggctaattggctcggccaaggccatcaaattaaaaaaagaccCGTTGTTATATGGAAGcaaaacgtggacgataacaaaaacAAACTAAGAGAGACTTGTGCTGGATAaagcatcaggacaatatagAATAAGAACTATCAAAGATCTCGgagaactttacccagacgccaacatcatcaaagaaataaagtccagatgggcaggacacctcagaagacattctgaccaaagaacaatAAGGCTGGTGTGAGATGAAGTCCCAATTGGAAGGAGACAACGCGGACGCCATCGACTCCGGTGGAGAGATAACATAGCAGGAGATCTGAACACTATGGGCGTGTAGAATTGGATAGAGGTTGATCAAGACATagaacagtggaggcatgttgtccaatcggctaaaacccacgaagggttgtaacgtcACGGAGTAAGTATGTACCCAATTGTCGTGTTTTTAAAATCACAGTTAGTAACATCAGTTCAAATGTAATCGTACCTAATATTTTCCATATTAGGatgtattattttaatataatagaAGCCTTATCTAAAAACAGATACAGGAAACTGCAGCATGGCGAGTATAGACGCATTTTTTGAATACTCAGAGATAAATAGAATAACCATAAACTGCTTATCATTCATTGCTAAATAAACATTAGTTTACATACAGGATGTCCcgaaaaatagtgcgttcc
This genomic window from Diabrotica virgifera virgifera chromosome 1, PGI_DIABVI_V3a contains:
- the LOC126886840 gene encoding gametocyte-specific factor 1 homolog: MAERNVCCPFNPLHIMPQSTLQRHIIKCMVNYPDFVTCPYNALHRFANKTLLGEHMTVCDSRDKKYVFQDFNDNCPASNHQTDIHTPANARAFNLEFEDWDAQY